CTGAGCTGATGGGGCCTGGTTGGCCATGCTGTCGTGACACGTAGGCTAAAATATGCCCCATCACTTATCTAACTGAATCCTGTGAAGTAGCATGCATAGCTTATATTATGTATGTTCATTGCATTATATCACACATTGTCACAAGTTAAGTTATCTTAGTAGAAGTCACATATATTATTTTTCGATATTTGTATgtttatttacatatatattaaaaaatttatataaaattataataaatttttttattaagaatAATCTTGATGGGAGTGAATCTCTTATTTATCCTAAACTATGatctataaatagacaagatTTTCCAAAGAttgaagattatatatatatataagaaagattATAGAATTATTTTCATCTCTCCTTAGTcaatattttatcaaaaaaaaaagagtctaGTTTTCCTGTAAATTAATTTGTTTAAATCGAATGATTATACATTTATACATCAGAAGAAAAATATTCTAAATGATATCGAAAGTTACActatcttataataatttgttttacataataataacatgattataatttttatatttacatatgctTGCGGGATTTCCTCTTCTTATTATTGACATAGGATGGATGGTGTAGTATCACaagtaaacaaagaaaaaaaaaaaaagaattaacagTATCCTTGGAAACTAAAAAGCAAGTTATTGCAACcaatatcaaactcatttcagcTATTGAACAAATAATAATCTTTGACCAAGACAAAAATAATAGGGTTCGAATTAAATCGATAGTATTGTAGAATGGTTACCTTTGCGTCTTGGAATCAGTAGTAATCATCATTCGGCTAACATAACCTCTATCATCCATCGAAATCAAGAAAAGATAACATTGAAAATTTCAATTATTATCATTTGACTTCATCACCACCACCCCATCCTTCTGTGCCACCACCACCGACGACGCCAATCCGAGGAACAACCCATGCTCCACCACTCCGGTAATCCTCAGGATCGCATCGCTGATCACTCTCAGGTCGCCATGGATCCCATTCTCGAAGAACAAATCcgcgatgtagttcttgttgtcaGTCACGAATGGCTCCGAGTCCGACCCCTTCTCGTCAAAGGTGGTGGCTTTGGCGTTGATGGAGGCGGTCCTGAGCTTGAGATTGAAGCCCGGCACGCCGTCGAACAAGCTCTGTAGTCGGCGGAGAGTGAGGGCCCAGCCGAAGGGGATGATCTCCACCGGGACGGCGAGGCCGCTGCCCGCGAGGCGAGGAACCAGCTTCGAGTCGTCGACGATGACCACGAAGCGCCGGCTGGTGCCCTCCACCATCTTCTCCCGGAGGAGAGAGCCGCCCCGGCCCTTGACGAGGTTGAGGGCGGGGTCGACCTCGTCGGCGCCGTCGATGGATAGGTCGACCACGGGGTGGGCATCGAGATCGGAGAGAGGGATGCCGGCGGCGGAGGCGCGGGCGGCGGCCCACTCCGAGGTCGGGATGCCGACGACATCGCGGAGGGCGCCGCTGCGGATGAGGTCGCCGATGCGGTCGAGGGCGTGGGCGGCGGTGGAGCCGGTGCCCAGGCCGATGACCATGCCGGACTCTACCAGCTCGACAGCCCGGTGGGCAGCCACGCGCTTTAGCTCATCTTGGGACGGCGCCATGGTGGCCAACGGCGAGGGCGAGGGGGGCGGCTCCAAGTCGGGCTTGAGGAGGTGGGGCAAGGGGATAGCTACATCCACAGTTCGAGTGCAAGCGGCCTGCATCTTATAGGCTTCGACAAGGGAGCAAAAAGATCTGACTTTTGGTCCAATAAGATAGACCAGGGGGGAAGAACACGATAGTTCTTTCCCCGACTGGGATCGCAATATAATAAAAGGAAGGGCTGAGAAAAATCTCTCCTTTTCTTGGATAATTTGTTCAAAAATTAGGGCTTCGATTAGGGCTTGTGGAGGAAGACGAAGCCGAGTGGCGCGTAGGAGCGATGAATATAAAGAGGTCCGGGCTGGATCCTCTATCACTCCCCGACAGGAACAAGCAATCTCTCCTTGTTT
The DNA window shown above is from Musa acuminata AAA Group cultivar baxijiao chromosome BXJ2-4, Cavendish_Baxijiao_AAA, whole genome shotgun sequence and carries:
- the LOC135609958 gene encoding probable ribose-5-phosphate isomerase 2, whose translation is MQAACTRTVDVAIPLPHLLKPDLEPPPSPSPLATMAPSQDELKRVAAHRAVELVESGMVIGLGTGSTAAHALDRIGDLIRSGALRDVVGIPTSEWAAARASAAGIPLSDLDAHPVVDLSIDGADEVDPALNLVKGRGGSLLREKMVEGTSRRFVVIVDDSKLVPRLAGSGLAVPVEIIPFGWALTLRRLQSLFDGVPGFNLKLRTASINAKATTFDEKGSDSEPFVTDNKNYIADLFFENGIHGDLRVISDAILRITGVVEHGLFLGLASSVVVAQKDGVVVMKSNDNN